One Desulfovibrionales bacterium genomic region harbors:
- the rplS gene encoding 50S ribosomal protein L19, whose translation MDVMELLEREQMRGDLPDFRPGDKVKVHVKIKEGEEKERIQVFEGIVIRMRGGLADTTFTVRKVSYGVGVERTFLLHSPRIDRIEVISHGQVRRAKLYYLRKLSGKAARIKEKR comes from the coding sequence ATGGATGTAATGGAACTGCTTGAACGTGAACAGATGCGGGGCGATCTGCCTGATTTTAGACCAGGGGATAAAGTAAAGGTCCACGTCAAGATAAAAGAAGGCGAAGAAAAAGAGCGCATTCAGGTCTTTGAGGGGATAGTTATCCGTATGCGCGGGGGCCTTGCTGATACTACCTTTACTGTGCGAAAGGTTTCCTATGGCGTGGGAGTAGAGAGGACTTTCCTTTTACATTCACCACGTATTGATCGTATTGAGGTCATCTCTCATGGCCAGGTACGTCGGGCCAAACTTTACTATCTCCGTAAATTGTCCGGAAAGGCGGCTCGCATTAAGGAAAAGAGGTAG